TTCTGCGGCAGTTGAACGATCGCGGCATTCAGCTTCTTTCGCAACTCTTCCTGAATGGCCGCGCTCGCCGGCGTATTCTCCGGGTCGATTAGAGAAGCGACGAGATTAGCCGACGAATCGTCAGCCCAGGCAGGGCTTTCCAGGGAGTGTTCCCGGTCGATGCTGCGACGCTGCGCCACTCGATGCCGGCGATGCGTATCGATGATCCGATCCTGAGCCATATGCCGCAACCAGAGGTGGAACGGCATAGTCGGAGATTGCAGATATTCTTTTAATCTTTGATGGGCTTCGATCAGCACATCCTGCACGATATCGGAAGCATCAATGCGCCGCGCCAGAGCGGGGTCCATGCGTAATCCGATAACTCGCCGTAGCGGTTCGCGGAACTTCATTAACAGTTGTTCACGTGCCGCCGGGTCGCCCGTTTTAGCGGCATCGAGTAAATTGCGGGTCTCTTCGGAATTTGGCCACATCCTAGAAATTGTAGTAGTTTTTCGAGCCGCTGACGAATCCGCACCAAAGAAGTCTCTGATCAATATTTGGCCTCAACTTACACGTTTTTCAACTCCGTGAATACTTTTTGAAAATCCGACCTTCCGGAATCCGACCTTTTCCAATGCAGTTTGAGAACCTTCGGGCGATCTTCTATAAATTACCGAAACAAACAATTCAGAGGGTCAACATGAGACGCATCGCAATTCTGGGTTCAATACTGTTAGGAGGATTGGGCATGAATGCCGCCTGGGCCGATCATCCCACCT
The genomic region above belongs to Telmatocola sphagniphila and contains:
- a CDS encoding sigma-70 family RNA polymerase sigma factor translates to MWPNSEETRNLLDAAKTGDPAAREQLLMKFREPLRRVIGLRMDPALARRIDASDIVQDVLIEAHQRLKEYLQSPTMPFHLWLRHMAQDRIIDTHRRHRVAQRRSIDREHSLESPAWADDSSANLVASLIDPENTPASAAIQEELRKKLNAAIVQLPQNDRDIILMRHHEQLSNTDVAAVYQLTEAAASMRYLRALRKLRAVLLPDENPDAKEKS